The following proteins are encoded in a genomic region of Ostrea edulis chromosome 7, xbOstEdul1.1, whole genome shotgun sequence:
- the LOC125662652 gene encoding uncharacterized protein LOC125662652, giving the protein MALLDTVCPDDAEFIKKALFVDDKSVSIATASSLLKSVSEAYMRADTSSLRCQLLSILTNDYSFVEVNTVIPALTKYKYYAAKKHKENIGIGFPLPSVKTLRCKIDDGKLEHFLDFITSNHIVKDLPFGEKTLQLSSGELIQTPNVIRSLAPATIIRQYSQLCEDEGFQSLGTSTMYRILADCSASVRHSIEGLDYYIAEGGQAFRDLEEIVQELDLTLHEKNDTLERLVAAKHYLKTDYKLHVRSSSSTADHCCLFALSEQSGAFSKECADHDHTDICGHCSFLNETLSHISQKTAEKHWDNPEEFCFKVDKAVSDIYEWKRHILRSKNQERARQDILNSITEGEVFIIADWAMKFLPRKYREGQTDWFAKRGINWHIAFTVYNEGGSLKHLTHVHIFNTPVPQDASTTAALLIDVSRNVCLQLPNVRKVNMWSDNAGCYKSTLTMALLHQELGDKIKVYHFCEAQDGKGPCDRKASHIKLAIKRYVNEGNDVTNAHQMKQAIDSKQHGEYKVKVLCPVINADAEKLQLKNIPAISTLHNFEFTDTGLTVWRGYATGPGKFIPWNNIGANRIATVQFIIQDDWTDVAFTPLNSEVVSNGDEDEGEENSDIDEPIPKKRKVPQRVFQCPEEGCTRLFRFSSSLDQHLLLGNCDLREEKLGLKDKSMVMYAKKLDTGSLGKSYTKQLESSKVGVPALKCGWALKVKKPKIPFTDDQKAFMQEKFLIGKTSGRKEDPSKVAEEMRYSVRNGTKRFSKEQYLTSQQIASYFSRMVQKDKKMDQDDLIAANANSKSFVLKQDVLKEIAI; this is encoded by the exons ATGGCTCTCCTTGATACAGTGTGCCCAGATGATGCAGAGTTCATTAAAAAAGCCTTGTTTGTGGATGATAAAAGTGTCAGCATTGCAACTGCATCCTCCTTATTGAAATCTGTTTCTGAAGCATATATGAGAGCAGATACATCATCTCTGAGATGTCAGCTTTTGTCCATATTGACAAATGATTACAGTTTTGTAGAGGTCAATACTGTTATACCTGCTCTTACAAAGTACAAGTACTATGCAGCTAAGAAACATAAGGAAAATATTGGCATAGGTTTCCCATTACCATCCGTGAAAACCCTTCGCTGTAAAATAGATGATGGAAAGCTAGAGCACTTTCTGGACTTCATTACGTCCAACCACATTGTCAAAGATTTGCCCTTTGGAGAGAAAACATTGCAACTTTCTAGCGGCGAACTCATTCAGACACCTAATGTGATACGCAGTCTTGCACCAGCCACAATCATCAGACAGTACAGCCAGCTATGTGAGGATGAAGGCTTCCAGTCTTTGG GTACAAGTACCATGTACAGGATACTGGCTGACTGCAGTGCATCAGTAAGACACTCTATTGAAGGTCTGGATTACTACATAGCAGAGGGAGGGCAGGCATTTAGGGATCTGGAAGAAATAGTTCAAGAACTAGACCTCACCCTTCATGAGAAGAATGATACTCTTGAGAGATTAGTAGCTGCAAAACACTACCTGAAAACAGATTATAAG TTGCATGTAAGAAGTTCATCATCCACTGCAGACCACTGCTGTTTATTTGCACTGAGTGAGCAGAGTGGAGCATTCTCAAAGGAGTGTGCTGATCATGATCATACTGACATTTGCGGACACTGTAGTTTCTTGAATGAGACTTTATCTCACATATCCCAGAAGACAGCAGAGAAACATTGGGATAACCCAGAAGAGTTTTGTTTCAAA GTGGATAAAGCTGTTTCGGATATTTATGAATGGAAGCGTCATATTTTACGTTCAAAAAACCAAGAGAGGGCCAGACAGGATATCCTCAATTCCATCACAGAGGGAGAAGTATTCATTATTGCGGACTGGGCCATGAAATTCTTGCCAAGAAAGTACAGAGAAGGACAGACTGATTGGTTTGCAAAACGTGGAATAAATTGGCACATTGCATTCACTGTGTACAATGAGGGAGGGAGCTTAAAACATCTGACTCATGTACATATCTTCAATACCCCAGTACCCCAAGATGCTTCCACAACAGCAGCATTGCTAATTGATGTCAGCCGAAATGTTTGTTTACAACTACCTAATGTTAGAAAAGTAAACATGTGGTCTGACAATGCTGGATGTTACAAAAGCACGTTGACGATGGCACTACTGCATCAGGAGCTTGGGGACAAAATCAAAGTATATCACTTCTGCGAAGCTCAAGATGGGAAAGGTCCATGCGACAGAAAAGCTTCACACATTAAATTAGCAATAAAACGTTATGTGAATGAAGGCAATGATGTCACAAATGCTCATCAAATGAAGCAG GCTATTGATTCAAAGCAACATGGGGAGTACAAAGTGAAAGTTCTTTGTCCAGTAATCAATGCTGATGCTGAGAAACTACAACTCAAGAATATCCCAGCTATTTCAACATTGCATAATTTCGAATTCACCGATACAGGACTTACTGTATGGAGAGGATATGCAACTGGTCCAG GAAAATTCATTCCATGGAACAATATAGGTGCAAACAGGATTGCTACAGTGCAGTTTATTATACAGGATGACTGGACAGATGTGGCATTCACACCATTGAATTCTGAAGTGGTTTCTAATG GAGATGAAGATGAAGGAGAAGAAAATAGTGATATAGATGAGCCAATcccaaagaaaagaaaagtacCACAGAGAGTATTCCAGTGCCCAGAAGAAGGATGTACCCGCCTCTTCAGATTTTCTTCCTCACTTGATCAACACTTGCTATTGGGAAACTGTGATTTAAGGGAAGAGAAACTCGGCcttaaagacaaatctatggtCATGTATGCCAAAAAACTTGATACAGGAAGTCTCGGGAAGTCTTACACCAAACAGCTTGAAAGTAGCAAAGTTGGAGTTCCTGCTTTAAAGTGTGGCTGGGCATTAAAAGTAAAGAAGCCAAAAATACCCTTCACTGACGACCAGAAGGCATTTATGCAGGAAAAGTTTCTGATAGGAAAAACATCTGGAAGGAAAGAAGATCCTTCAAAAGTTGCAGAGGAAATGAGGTATTCCGTGAGAAACGGGacgaaaagattttcaaaagaacaATACCTCACATCACAGCAAATTGCAAGCTACTTCTCAAGAATGGTGCAGAAAGACAAAAAAATGGACCAAGATGACCTTATAGCTGCTAATGCAAACAGCAAATCATTTGTcttgaaacaagatgtgttgaAAGAAATTGCAATTTAA